The genomic stretch cccctggccctgccacaCCGCACCACTCGGCCCAGCAGGTGACTCCCGAAAGGCAGGGGTGAGTGGGATGGCAGGCGGGGTCCTGGGCGGCCTCTAACTCCACCCTGCCATCAGCATCTTCGGCTATGACATCCCCGAGGGCACAGTCGTCATCCCCAACCTCCAGGGGGCCCACCTGGACGAGACGGTCTGGGAGCGGCCACACGAGTTCTGGCCTGGTGCGTGCAGGGCCGGTGCCCGCTGGTGGGAGCAGCACGGGCCAGTCCCTGGCAGCCTCTGACCAGGTCTGTCCTTCCCCTGCAGACCGCTTCCTGGCCCCCGGCGCTAGTCCCGGAGCTCTGGCTTTCGGCTGCGGGGCACGCGTGTGCTTGGGCGAGCCGCTGGCACGCCTAGAACTGTTCGTGGTGCTGGCGCGCCTGCTGCAGGCCTTCACGCTGCTGCCACCCGCAGGCACCCTGCCCTCCTTGCAGCCCGAGCCCCACGGCGTGAACCTCACTGTGCAGCCTTTCCAGGTGCGGCTGCAGCCCCGAGGGGCGagtggccctgtgctgggagaGAGTCAGTGACTGGCAGGACACGTGTGGcctcatgcctcagtttctccttttatTGCTCCCGTaccatcctccctcccccctgtaAACATAGTGCTGTGAGACCGCGGTGGAGAAGGCTTCCTCTGGTGGCTGGGTAGTGAAGACGGGCCCTGACTCTTCTCTCCTCGCGGCCCCTCAGTGCTCGGCAGCCGTACCTGCGTGGGAGAGGCGAGCCCAGGCTCAGCCtccccaggcaggggcctggTAGCCTCTGGGTCTCAGCTTCATTTCCGTGAAGGGCACAGAGAACTCGAAGCCCTTCCAGTGGTACCAGCTCACTCCCTGGAAAGGAGGTTGTGGGGAGAGTCAGAGCAGACATCCCAtttgctcccacccctgcccttttGGGAAGCTGCATTCCAGAAATCAaccttcttccctccctgctgcctTCATAACCCTCAAGGGCAAGGACTGAGGCTTAATCCTGAGCTGGCTCTTTCCAACCAATAAATCATCTCTCCAAAACACCCTGGTGAGACAGCATCGttcttccatttcacagatgagggccTCGAGGGCTCAGTGACTTGCCCGTCACACAGAGCGTCACACCCAGGCAGGCCGAGCCCCAGCCGCCCTAGCTGTGTCTCCCCCGGACGCTCACCTGGTGGTCCACTGTGCTCCCATAGAGCCCGTTGAGGTTGGCATAGTGGCAGTTCCTATACCACCAAGCCCCTCGGTAGGAGACGGCACAGGAGATGAGCAAGTTGTTGGGGTCTCGGTCTCGGGCAGAGAAGACACTGCCGCTGTGGTAGCTCATGGAGTCCCCTGGCCGGCGGGTGAGGAAAGGAGTGAGGACCTCCCCTACCTCATGCCCACCCAgcgcccaggcccagccctcacCTGCGGTGCCGTGGTAGCCCTCTAGGTGGAGGCGGTAGTACTCGGAGGCCGAGTCTACCCGGAAAGAGTCGTACTGAGCGAACACTGCCTCGTCCCCAGCCCGCAGGTCCACACGCATGGAGTAGTCGCCAGCTCTCGTCAGGCTATGCAGGACCTCgttgcctgggggtggggagcatgcTCTCACCAGGGCTCTGGTGTCCACAGGgcccccatcccttccctggtGCCCCCATGCCTGTGAGGCACTGACCCAGCCAGAACTCCCCAGAGATGTTCCCAAAACCACGGGCATAGTCTTCCCAGTCCCTCCAGAAGTCCGTGTGTCCGTCCATGCGACGCTGGAACACCTGAGAAGTGCGCACCATCAGCCCATGGCCCCCGGCACAGCAGCCCTGGCCCTATGCACGTCCCCGGGCTCCTGGCTGCCACCCACCAGCCAGCCGCCCCCGTCAGTCTCCATGTCACAGAACACGTTCAGGGGCTGCTCGCGATTGCCGTTGAGGAAGATGGTGGAGGTTCTGGAGGTGCCGACCCCATTCTGCATCTCCTCCCCGCAGTCCCGGGGGAAGGGGACCCGCAGTCCACctggagagaggacagagagaggccaGTCGTTTCTCCAAACCCTAGACCCCagctgcccacccagcccccacctcaggTCCCAGCACCCAGGTACCCGTGGTGAAGGAGGTAGACATGGGCGGCGTGAGGCTCTCGCCCCACACAGCCCGGAGCCAGGCTCTGTAGCTGGTGGAGGGAAAGAGGCCCCGGAGCTGGTGAGAGGTGAGGCCTCCTGCGAGCTCGATCTCCTGTGAGACAGACAAGGGGCAGctcaggggacagggaggcagagCCCCACCAGGAGAAGCAGAGGCAGCCCCTCCTGGAAGGGAACCTAGAGAGGGGAGCTGgccagtggggcagggggtgggggtaccTGGGTCTGTCCACCAGGAGTGTCGTAGGTGAGCAGGTAGCTAGTTGGTGGGACTTGGGGCTCTGTCCAAGTAAGCAGGGCTGTGCGGGGGGTCACTTCCTTGGCTTCCAAGTCCCGGGGGCCCTCCAAccctggaaagagaaaagggaaaagaagagggaggTGGGGCCCTTCCTTGCACCTGCCCCCCCATCCCACACACCTCATAGGAGGTACCTGTGGTGAAGGTGATGCTGGCTGGAGAGGTGAGGTTGGGGCCTCGAAGACCACGCACGGTGGCTGTATAGTTGGTGTGGAGCTCGAGGCCGTGTAAGGGGTAGTCCACGGTGCTGCTGGGGGCTGAGGCCTGTAGAGAGGGGGCTGGCCATGGGGGGATGTCAGTAgctgctgctctgcctccctgCATATGTCCCCTCCAAATGCCAGAGCCCTACTCACTGCCTGGGGCTGTAACCCGGATGTGATATGTGTCCACAGGAGCCTGAGGGGGCTTCCAGTGTAGCATGGCTGTTCCTTCTGTCAAGTTCAGTGCTCGCAGCTTGGTGGGGCCATCAGGAACTGGGAGAACAACATAAGGGGATCAGCACAGGCCCCTGctgctttccccaccccctccttcccaaATCCTGCTGGGCCTCTGGTCTGCGGCTGGACCCTCCAACACCCCTGCCCTCTCCAGTCACTGAGCTAACTCCCACCCATGGCCTCACCGGTGGTGAGGAAGCCCGTGAGAGGCTCACTCTCCTCGAAGCCCCGGACAGACACCACCGTCACCTCGTAGCGAGCGCCTGGGACCAGCCCCTTGAGTTGCTGGGTCCGGGCCTGGCTGTCCACTTGCACACTCTGTGGCTCCCCTGAAAACACGGTGGGCTTGGGAGGTTGCTAGGGAAGCCAGGAGGGGCTGCGGGGTGGGCAGAGTGGAGGGCGTGGAGAAATGAGAGCCAGTGAGGACATGGGCAAAGGGTGTCACCTCCTTCTGCCAGTTGGTAGGATACTTTGAAGCTGTCAACTCTGGACGGTGGGGGCATCCAGCTGACCCTGGCTGAGGTCTCCCCAATTTCGCTGAACTGGAGGTCACGGGGGCTCTCCAGAACTGAGGAGAGTAGTGTGCCAAGTAGTGATGGTGAGGGCACAGGACGAGGGCTCCCATGGAagatccctgcccccaccttcctgGGCCACTGGCTGCAGGCACAGACGTGGAAGTCTTTCTGCATTCCTCactccctgccccactcaccAGCCTCCCTCTGCCCGAGGTACCAGCTCCCAGCCATGGGGCCTCACCTGGGCTCAGCGTACGGGCAGTGCCCTGCACACTGTCGGCATTGTGGGGCCCACGCAGGCCATACAGTGTAAGGCTGTACAGGCTCCCAGGACGGAGGTCCCGAAGCACAGCCGAGCGCCGTGTCCCTGGCACTGTCACCTCCCGCTGCAGCAAGGGACGTGGATGCAGTTCCAGAGTGCTTGCTGATGGGACCCCATAGCGAAGCAGGAAGGAGTCGAAGGCCCCAGAGGGGGCCTCCCAGTTGAGTCGCAGAGAGCTGGTGGTCACATCAGTCACAGACAGCTGGGAGAGCCGGGGCCCTGGCTCCCCCAGGCTCTGACCTGCAGGAGCTGACCCTGCACAGAGTGGGTGGGAGAATGGTTTGGAGGCAGAAGCACACAATCCAGGTGTGCCCCATCCTGGGGCAGGTCGCTTCtgccacccagcctggcccctagttcctcatctgtaaagtggagctAATGCCGGCCTGGCACCCACAGCAGGACCCACAGTGACAGCGCCTATGTGCAGAGCCAGGGCAACCCCTCTCCCCGCTCCATGGCACCCTCATGCTCTTTCCCTGTGCTCACCACTTCTGGGCGCCCCTCAccctccaggcccaggggagaagcagggaggctAAGATGCAGGCCCTGGCCTAGCGGTACCTGTGGTGCCCTCAGCTGAGACAGGGCCCAGGCGCTTCCCTTCACGGAGGCCGTAGAGGAAGAACTTGTAGGGGGTGCTCGGTTCCAGGCCCGACACAAGGACCCTGTTCTGGTCACCACCCACAAGCAAGGCCTGGGACTGCCTGTCTGTGTCCCAATACTGCACCACGAAGGAGTCGAAGGAGCCCTGGGCCACAGTCCACGAGAGGCGCAGGGAGTCTGGGGTCCTGTCAGTCACTGCCAGCACCCCCAGGCGGGGCCCTTCGGGAGACTCGGGGGCCTCTtctggggctgtgggagaagcccaGGAAGACGCTGAGTGCGCGTGCACACGTCTGTGCGAGGCTGCATGGGCTGCGCGTGCGCACAGCAGGCCCTCCCAACGCCACTGCTCTGGCTCTGGGGTGCCCCCGGGCTGAAGTGGAGCCTTTGCAGGTCCTGGCCGGGGAAGCCAggtagagaggagagaaggactGAGGCTCTCCTAGCATTTTCCTTGTCTCGAATCTGCCAAATCCCTGCTCTGGCGGTGAGGCCTGCTACGCCACCACGGGTCTCCCTGGGGCCGGCACTGTGGCCCCAGGGCTCCTCTCTGTGGACTCCTTCGCTAGATCTGAGCTTGTGCTGCCTCTGAGGCAGGACTGACTCGGCCAGTCCTGAGTTCGGCCATGGTCCTCCTTTCTGAGAACAGCTGAGGATGGAAGTGACTGGTGAACAAGGGGCAAACCTGCCTCGTGGGGC from Phyllostomus discolor isolate MPI-MPIP mPhyDis1 chromosome 4, mPhyDis1.pri.v3, whole genome shotgun sequence encodes the following:
- the TNXB gene encoding tenascin-X isoform X5, whose amino-acid sequence is MEAPATTKQPLLGQLTVTESSLESLRLSWTVPEGQFDHFLVQYRNGDGQPKVVRVPGHEDGVTISGLEPDHKYKMNLYGFHDGQRQGPISAIGVTAAEEETPSPTEPGTEAPEPPEEPLLGELTVTESSPDSLSLSWTIPQGHFDSFTVQYKDRDGRPQVVRVGGEEREVTVQGLEPGRKYKMHLYGLHGGQRVGPVSTVGLTAHPALDHKAGTTQVPATSTPEPPIKPLLGELTVTDATEDSLRLSWTIPEGQFDHFLVQYKNGDGQPKAVRVPGHEDGVTISGLEPDHKYKMNLYGFHNGQRQGPISAIGVTAAEEETPSPTEPGTEAPEPPEEPLLGELTVTESSPDSLSLSWTIPQGHFDSFTVQYKDRDGRPQVVRVGGEEREVTVQGLEPGRKYKMHLYGLHGGQRVGPVSTVGLTAPEEAPESPEGPRLGVLAVTDRTPDSLRLSWTVAQGSFDSFVVQYWDTDRQSQALLVGGDQNRVLVSGLEPSTPYKFFLYGLREGKRLGPVSAEGTTGSAPAGQSLGEPGPRLSQLSVTDVTTSSLRLNWEAPSGAFDSFLLRYGVPSASTLELHPRPLLQREVTVPGTRRSAVLRDLRPGSLYSLTLYGLRGPHNADSVQGTARTLSPVLESPRDLQFSEIGETSARVSWMPPPSRVDSFKVSYQLAEGGEPQSVQVDSQARTQQLKGLVPGARYEVTVVSVRGFEESEPLTGFLTTVPDGPTKLRALNLTEGTAMLHWKPPQAPVDTYHIRVTAPGTPSLQASAPSSTVDYPLHGLELHTNYTATVRGLRGPNLTSPASITFTTGLEGPRDLEAKEVTPRTALLTWTEPQVPPTSYLLTYDTPGGQTQEIELAGGLTSHQLRGLFPSTSYRAWLRAVWGESLTPPMSTSFTTGGLRVPFPRDCGEEMQNGVGTSRTSTIFLNGNREQPLNVFCDMETDGGGWLVFQRRMDGHTDFWRDWEDYARGFGNISGEFWLGNEVLHSLTRAGDYSMRVDLRAGDEAVFAQYDSFRVDSASEYYRLHLEGYHGTAGDSMSYHSGSVFSARDRDPNNLLISCAVSYRGAWWYRNCHYANLNGLYGSTVDHQGVSWYHWKGFEFSVPFTEMKLRPRGYQAPAWGG